One genomic segment of Vibrio fluvialis includes these proteins:
- a CDS encoding AraC family transcriptional regulator: MKFCDEMLGPPVLAYAHDYTHGDTEAAHEHQCAQFLHALNGVIRVDTAAGTWVVTANKGMWIPAGVSHSLRITGNVKVRTLFVDSMARADLPNTCVLSEVPSLLKHLIVEAVSLPDERIAGTREERIFELILDELRRLKPVDFYLPNPSSDGLIMLCDYVSERIAHPWTASDAAKYLSQSERTVSRKFQQELGLTFTEWLRQKRLIHALELLASGHSVLDSALAIGYDSPSAFSAMFKSRIGLSPSEYTASMAL; encoded by the coding sequence ATGAAATTCTGCGACGAAATGTTGGGGCCGCCTGTTCTGGCTTACGCTCACGATTACACTCATGGTGATACAGAAGCCGCACACGAGCATCAGTGTGCACAGTTTCTGCACGCGTTAAATGGCGTGATTCGGGTGGATACGGCCGCCGGAACTTGGGTGGTGACGGCGAATAAAGGCATGTGGATTCCGGCTGGCGTTTCTCACAGCCTCAGAATTACGGGTAATGTCAAAGTGCGTACGCTGTTTGTCGATTCGATGGCACGAGCTGATTTGCCTAACACTTGCGTGTTGTCGGAAGTGCCGTCTTTACTGAAACATCTGATTGTTGAAGCGGTGTCTCTGCCCGATGAACGGATTGCCGGAACGCGGGAAGAGCGCATTTTTGAGCTGATTCTGGATGAGTTGCGCCGACTTAAACCAGTCGACTTTTATCTGCCAAATCCAAGTTCAGATGGGTTAATCATGCTGTGTGATTACGTGTCTGAACGCATTGCTCACCCTTGGACCGCGTCTGACGCGGCGAAATATTTGAGCCAAAGTGAACGCACCGTTTCGCGCAAATTTCAACAAGAGCTGGGGCTCACGTTCACCGAATGGCTGCGCCAGAAACGCTTGATTCACGCTCTCGAACTGTTAGCCAGCGGCCACAGTGTGCTCGACAGCGCGCTGGCCATTGGATACGACAGCCCGAGTGCGTTCAGCGCCATGTTTAAAAGCCGTATCGGGCTGTCTCCGAGCGAATATACGGCCTCAATGGCGCTCTAA
- a CDS encoding IS110 family transposase — protein MSTIQTIGIDLAKNVFSIHGVDAYGKCVLRKTVKRNRLLEVFANLPPCLVGMEACSGAHHWARELSKLGHTPRIMASKFVIPYRQNEKNDANDAEAICEAVSRPKTRFVAIKSTEQQAVLTLHRIRHGLIKNRTATINQLRGLLSEFGIIIPQGRYPLQNTISSILEDAENGLPMLARELLYDLVNRIHDINIEVLRYDRKIYALVSQMKEAKKLMTIPGVGEHSATAIVATVSDGKQFRSSRQFAAWVGLVPRQYTTGGHVQLGRISKRGDKHIRTLLIHGARAVIARCKDKTDRNSLWLQQLVERRGYKRATVALAAKNARIIWALLTSGNEYKVNYING, from the coding sequence ATGTCCACCATTCAAACTATTGGCATTGACCTCGCCAAGAATGTCTTCAGTATTCACGGCGTTGATGCATATGGCAAGTGTGTACTACGCAAAACAGTTAAAAGAAACAGACTGTTAGAGGTATTCGCCAACCTACCGCCCTGCTTAGTCGGTATGGAAGCTTGCTCTGGCGCTCATCATTGGGCGAGAGAACTGAGTAAACTTGGACATACACCTCGCATTATGGCTTCGAAGTTTGTTATCCCTTATCGGCAAAATGAAAAGAACGATGCCAATGATGCTGAAGCTATATGTGAAGCCGTCAGCCGTCCCAAGACGCGGTTTGTCGCTATTAAAAGTACAGAGCAACAAGCTGTGCTTACCCTGCATCGCATTCGACATGGTCTGATTAAAAACCGCACCGCCACCATTAATCAGTTACGTGGATTACTTTCTGAATTCGGTATTATTATTCCTCAAGGTCGATACCCACTCCAAAATACCATTTCCAGCATTCTTGAAGATGCTGAAAATGGGCTACCTATGCTGGCTCGCGAACTACTCTATGACTTAGTCAATCGTATCCACGATATCAACATTGAAGTACTGCGATACGACCGCAAAATTTATGCGCTCGTCAGTCAGATGAAAGAGGCTAAAAAGCTCATGACTATTCCTGGCGTGGGAGAACATAGTGCAACAGCCATTGTTGCTACGGTTTCTGATGGAAAACAATTTCGTTCCAGCCGTCAATTTGCTGCATGGGTTGGATTAGTGCCGAGACAATATACCACTGGCGGTCACGTCCAACTTGGGCGCATAAGCAAACGAGGCGACAAACACATCCGTACGTTACTTATTCATGGAGCACGTGCTGTTATAGCAAGATGCAAAGACAAAACGGATAGAAACAGTCTCTGGTTACAACAATTAGTTGAACGTCGCGGTTATAAGCGAGCAACCGTCGCTTTAGCCGCTAAAAACGCCCGAATTATCTGGGCGTTACTGACTTCGGGAAATGAGTATAAAGTTAACTATATCAATGGTTAA
- a CDS encoding LuxR C-terminal-related transcriptional regulator, which produces MSEGKRLNVRLLSDVCMQSRLLKDALESKLPVRIDVSPFSEVWQHENDPACHDVKIIIIDYSCIESETLGDYYTFKQMTCPEAKEVVINCPPEAESKSLFKWQKLSGVFFADDDIEALVKGMNKILEDEMWLTRKLAQEYIMHYRAGAPAVTSQVYTRLTRREQQIIKLLGSGASNIEIADKLYVSENTVKTHLHNVFKKINAKNRLQALIWAKSNIGMEEVS; this is translated from the coding sequence ATGAGTGAAGGAAAAAGACTAAACGTACGATTACTTTCCGATGTATGCATGCAATCGAGATTATTAAAAGACGCATTAGAATCCAAATTGCCGGTTCGGATTGATGTTTCACCGTTTAGTGAAGTGTGGCAGCACGAGAATGATCCTGCGTGTCACGACGTCAAAATTATCATCATCGATTATTCATGCATTGAGAGCGAGACCCTCGGCGATTACTACACGTTTAAACAGATGACGTGCCCGGAGGCCAAAGAGGTGGTGATCAATTGCCCGCCTGAGGCTGAATCTAAGTCTTTGTTTAAATGGCAAAAACTATCTGGTGTGTTCTTCGCCGACGACGATATTGAAGCGTTAGTCAAAGGCATGAACAAGATTCTGGAAGACGAAATGTGGCTGACCCGTAAGTTGGCTCAGGAGTACATCATGCACTATCGCGCAGGTGCTCCGGCTGTGACGTCACAGGTCTACACTCGTTTGACTCGCCGTGAACAACAAATTATTAAACTGCTTGGCAGTGGTGCTTCAAATATTGAAATCGCCGATAAACTTTACGTGAGTGAAAACACCGTGAAGACTCACCTGCACAATGTATTTAAGAAAATAAATGCGAAGAATCGTCTGCAGGCGTTAATCTGGGCGAAGAGTAATATTGGCATGGAAGAAGTCAGCTAA
- the rarD gene encoding EamA family transporter RarD — protein sequence MHTPLGVTLNVIASALFALMFAYTALLQELKGEEIYGWRILLTFPLLTLFILLRGYWSQVATLFQRLRTERFFWLSRIVSSFLISIQLWLFMWAPVNGYGLSVSLGYFIMPITMVVVGRFAFKDRMSRFQQLACLFALVGVINQLAISQTLSWPTLMVCLGYPIYFWLRYKTDTNHIGGLWFDMMLSLPFSLYFIFHGGHVLQALSVNLDLLWLILGLGAISALALAFQSLSAPHLNLTLFGLLVYVEPVLLLLVALLLGESIYAGEWPTYIAIWLAVVVLMMEGGLSLRKSSRAVKRTPSDEPIRSTE from the coding sequence ATGCACACCCCATTAGGCGTCACCCTCAATGTGATTGCCTCTGCCCTCTTTGCGCTGATGTTCGCCTACACCGCTTTATTGCAAGAGCTGAAAGGCGAAGAAATTTATGGCTGGCGAATTCTGCTCACCTTTCCACTGCTCACGCTGTTCATCCTGCTAAGAGGCTATTGGTCTCAGGTCGCCACGTTGTTTCAGCGCCTGCGGACCGAGCGCTTTTTTTGGTTGTCACGCATCGTATCGTCGTTTCTGATTAGCATTCAGTTGTGGCTGTTTATGTGGGCGCCCGTCAATGGTTACGGGCTTTCGGTGTCTCTAGGTTACTTCATTATGCCAATCACCATGGTGGTGGTCGGGCGCTTTGCGTTTAAAGACCGCATGTCGCGCTTTCAGCAGTTAGCTTGTTTGTTTGCATTGGTCGGCGTTATAAACCAACTGGCCATCTCTCAAACATTGTCATGGCCAACGCTCATGGTTTGTTTAGGTTATCCGATCTATTTTTGGCTGCGCTACAAAACCGACACCAACCACATTGGCGGCCTGTGGTTTGACATGATGCTCAGCCTGCCTTTCAGCTTGTACTTCATTTTTCACGGCGGCCATGTGTTGCAAGCATTGAGCGTCAATCTGGATTTGTTGTGGCTTATCTTAGGGTTGGGCGCAATCAGTGCGCTGGCGCTGGCCTTTCAATCGCTGTCGGCACCGCATCTGAATCTAACACTGTTTGGCTTGCTGGTTTATGTCGAACCCGTGTTATTGCTGCTGGTTGCACTGTTGCTCGGCGAAAGCATTTACGCTGGCGAATGGCCAACTTACATCGCCATCTGGCTTGCCGTCGTCGTATTGATGATGGAAGGCGGGCTGAGTCTGCGTAAGTCCAGCAGGGCGGTAAAACGCACACCAAGCGACGAACCCATTCGTTCAACTGAGTAA
- a CDS encoding TetR/AcrR family transcriptional regulator, producing the protein MGKREQTRERILAAAWQLFETQGYQETSTRQIARQAGVADGTVFSHFETKLAILREGVMNQLERLSQQGFNQPSQDVCELAMQFARTYYGYYFSNVNLSRALLKEVLWDMDYYQSFNQAIFDTANLPAALAEKIPVLLDCYFMTLITHLSKPEPNLELALQTLESKYQSLLS; encoded by the coding sequence ATGGGTAAGCGAGAGCAAACGAGAGAGCGAATACTGGCAGCTGCGTGGCAACTATTTGAAACTCAGGGATATCAAGAAACCTCGACTCGCCAGATAGCGCGTCAGGCTGGCGTGGCGGATGGAACGGTTTTCAGTCACTTTGAGACTAAATTGGCCATACTGCGCGAAGGCGTCATGAATCAACTGGAGCGGTTGTCGCAACAAGGATTCAATCAGCCTTCGCAAGATGTGTGCGAGCTGGCGATGCAGTTTGCTCGCACCTATTACGGCTACTACTTTTCTAACGTGAATTTGAGTCGAGCCCTGCTTAAAGAAGTCTTGTGGGACATGGACTACTACCAATCTTTCAATCAGGCGATTTTTGATACGGCCAATCTTCCGGCGGCGTTAGCCGAAAAAATACCGGTGTTGCTTGATTGCTACTTCATGACTCTGATAACTCATCTGAGCAAGCCAGAGCCCAATCTTGAACTCGCGCTTCAAACATTAGAAAGCAAATACCAAAGCTTACTCAGTTGA
- a CDS encoding tautomerase family protein yields MVVIYGIKEHLNAIKADLSDVIQESMTQALGLPEDKRAQRFVPLDKSDFYYPSGRSDAYTVIEVNMMEGRKVETKKALIKALFNNIESSLGIAPIDVEITIKEQPAHCWGFRGITGDEVSDLTYKVNV; encoded by the coding sequence GTGGTCGTTATATATGGAATTAAAGAGCATTTGAATGCCATAAAAGCTGATTTATCAGATGTGATCCAAGAATCGATGACTCAAGCCTTAGGTTTGCCTGAGGATAAGCGTGCTCAAAGATTCGTCCCTCTCGATAAAAGTGATTTCTACTATCCTAGTGGCCGTTCTGATGCTTACACGGTGATAGAAGTAAATATGATGGAAGGTCGCAAAGTCGAAACCAAGAAGGCTCTAATAAAGGCTCTATTTAATAATATTGAATCGAGTTTAGGCATCGCTCCCATTGATGTTGAAATTACAATTAAAGAGCAACCTGCTCATTGTTGGGGTTTCAGAGGTATCACAGGTGATGAAGTGTCAGACTTAACCTACAAGGTCAACGTATAG
- the leuA gene encoding 2-isopropylmalate synthase, whose amino-acid sequence MLDNPADKYRPAAIIPFPQRTWPSKVLTQAPRWCSTDLRDGNQALANPMNKERKLKFFHHLVECGFKEIEVAFPSASQTDFDFVRCLIEERLIPDDVTIQVITQSRADLIERTVAALNGAPKAIIHLYNATAPLFRELVFEQGKQATLELAVKGVRQIKALCDAHPQTQWTLEYSPETFNFTEPEFALEICEAVAAVWQPSQQRPLILNLPTTVECNTPNVFADQIEHFIRTFSCLQFVTISVHPHNDRGTGVASAELAMLAGATRVEGCLFGNGERTGNADLVTIALNLYSQGIDPQLRFSDIRRTVEVVEECNELPVHPRHPYGGRLVFTAFSGSHQDAIKKGFARHHQAPQPVWSIPYLPLDPMDLGCNYEEVIRVNSQSGKSGAAWLLQENHGLSLPKMLQVDLSQRVKRHTDQTGREISLAELWQLFRQAYGLTPSPEMCLMSYQSQPTLAGQSIESRLRFNEEEILCSGVGNGLLSAMLNALTKQFGVASNIVDYHEHTLGSHTQSKAVTYVQLQSQSSNVNHFGVAIEEDATKASLQALINAYANLLKTQNS is encoded by the coding sequence ATGTTAGATAACCCTGCAGACAAATACCGACCGGCTGCGATCATTCCGTTTCCGCAGCGAACCTGGCCTTCAAAAGTACTGACGCAGGCACCACGTTGGTGCTCCACGGATCTGCGTGACGGCAATCAGGCTCTCGCCAACCCGATGAATAAAGAGAGAAAACTGAAGTTCTTTCACCACTTGGTTGAATGCGGATTCAAAGAGATCGAAGTCGCTTTCCCTTCTGCATCACAAACCGATTTCGATTTTGTGCGCTGCCTGATTGAAGAGCGCCTGATTCCAGACGACGTCACCATTCAGGTCATCACCCAATCGAGAGCGGATCTGATTGAGCGCACCGTCGCCGCGCTCAACGGAGCGCCAAAAGCCATCATCCATTTATACAATGCCACCGCGCCGCTCTTTCGTGAGCTGGTGTTCGAGCAAGGCAAGCAAGCCACATTGGAACTGGCCGTCAAGGGGGTGAGGCAGATTAAGGCCTTGTGCGACGCACATCCACAAACGCAGTGGACACTGGAATACTCGCCAGAAACATTCAACTTCACCGAGCCAGAATTTGCACTGGAGATTTGCGAAGCCGTTGCCGCTGTCTGGCAGCCAAGCCAACAGCGCCCGCTCATTCTTAACTTGCCCACCACGGTGGAGTGCAACACGCCGAATGTATTCGCCGATCAAATCGAGCACTTCATTCGTACCTTCTCTTGCTTGCAGTTTGTCACCATCAGCGTACATCCGCATAATGACCGCGGCACCGGAGTCGCCAGTGCTGAGCTTGCCATGCTGGCAGGCGCCACTCGTGTTGAAGGCTGCTTGTTCGGCAACGGCGAACGGACCGGCAACGCCGATTTGGTGACAATTGCGCTCAATCTGTACTCACAAGGCATCGATCCGCAACTGCGCTTTTCAGACATTCGACGCACGGTGGAAGTCGTCGAAGAGTGCAATGAGCTGCCCGTTCACCCGCGCCACCCGTATGGCGGGCGACTGGTGTTTACTGCATTCTCCGGCTCGCATCAGGACGCGATCAAAAAAGGCTTTGCCCGCCATCATCAAGCGCCACAACCGGTTTGGTCGATCCCTTATTTACCACTCGACCCCATGGATCTGGGTTGCAACTACGAAGAGGTGATTCGGGTCAACAGCCAGTCGGGGAAAAGCGGCGCAGCGTGGTTGCTGCAAGAGAACCACGGCTTGTCGCTCCCCAAAATGCTGCAAGTGGATTTAAGCCAACGCGTGAAACGCCATACCGACCAAACCGGACGCGAAATCTCGCTTGCCGAATTGTGGCAGCTTTTCAGACAAGCCTATGGATTAACGCCATCGCCAGAGATGTGCCTGATGAGTTATCAGAGCCAACCCACACTGGCGGGCCAGAGTATTGAAAGCCGCCTGCGTTTCAATGAGGAAGAGATATTGTGCTCTGGCGTTGGCAACGGTTTACTCTCAGCCATGTTAAACGCACTCACTAAGCAGTTTGGTGTAGCGAGCAACATCGTCGATTACCACGAACACACGCTCGGCTCGCACACGCAGAGCAAGGCGGTGACCTACGTTCAGCTTCAGTCTCAATCGTCGAATGTGAATCACTTTGGCGTGGCGATTGAAGAGGATGCGACCAAGGCATCGCTGCAAGCCTTGATCAATGCCTACGCCAATCTGCTCAAAACGCAGAATAGTTAG
- a CDS encoding Lrp/AsnC family transcriptional regulator encodes MTLDKYDYALLELLQRNCQTPLRELADAVYLSTASVQRRIQKLKDNGYIQANVAVLDPDKLNQVITIVVEVQAEKTYALDLDVLKQSFSGPEVQQCYYVTGDADFVLVLVVPNMQRFQEICDKLFHSNPNVKWFRTMVALERVKATLDVL; translated from the coding sequence ATGACGTTAGATAAATACGATTATGCATTGTTGGAATTGTTGCAGCGTAACTGCCAAACCCCGCTGCGCGAGTTGGCGGATGCGGTTTATTTGTCGACGGCTTCTGTGCAGCGGCGTATCCAAAAACTCAAAGACAATGGTTACATTCAAGCCAATGTTGCGGTTTTGGACCCTGACAAACTCAATCAGGTCATCACGATTGTGGTGGAAGTACAGGCAGAGAAAACGTATGCGCTCGATCTGGATGTCCTCAAGCAAAGTTTCTCCGGCCCAGAAGTTCAGCAGTGCTACTACGTCACCGGCGATGCTGACTTTGTCTTAGTGCTGGTGGTGCCCAACATGCAACGTTTTCAGGAGATTTGCGACAAGCTGTTTCACAGTAACCCCAACGTGAAATGGTTCAGAACCATGGTGGCGCTGGAGCGAGTGAAGGCGACGTTGGATGTACTGTAA